The following coding sequences are from one Sesamum indicum cultivar Zhongzhi No. 13 linkage group LG11, S_indicum_v1.0, whole genome shotgun sequence window:
- the LOC105174343 gene encoding nuclear transcription factor Y subunit B-8, with protein sequence MADGQSSQGAPGSPAGGSHESGGDQSPRSGVREQDRFLPIANISRIMKKALPANGKIAKDAKETVQECVSEFISFITSEASDKCQREKRKTINGDDLLWAMATLGFEDYIDPLKVYLTRYREMEGDTKGSAKGADGSGRKDGLQQPIPNSQHPQLVHQGSFSQGMNYGNAQQQAQHMMVPMPGMD encoded by the exons ATGGCGGACGGACAGTCGTCGCAGGGAGCTCCCGGGAGCCCCGCCGGCGGCAGCCATGAAAGCGGAGGCGACCAGAGTCCGCGCTCCGGCGTACGAGAGCAGGATAGGTTTTTGCCGATTGCGAATATTAGCCGGATCATGAAGAAGGCGCTTCCTGCTAATGGGAAGATTGCCAAGGATGCGAAGGAGACGGTACAGGAATGCGTTTCGGAGTTCATTAGCTTCATCACTAGCGA GGCAAGTGATAAGTgccaaagagagaaaagaaagacaatCAACGGGGATGATTTGCTATGGGCTATGGCTACTTTAGGTTTTGAAGATTACATTGATCCTCTTAAGGTGTACCTCACTAGGTACAGAGAG ATGGAG GGTGATACCAAGGGATCAGCCAAGGGTGCAGATGGATCTGGAAGGAAGGATGGATTACAACAACCAATTCCTAATTCACAG CATCCACAGCTGGTTCACCAGGGTTCTTTTTCACAAGGCATGAATTATGGAAATGCTCAG CAACAAGCTCAACACATGATGGTGCCAATGCCAGGCATGGATTAG